The stretch of DNA GCACTCGGGTCGGACAATTCCGCCCGCGTGCGCTCGGAAGCGGCCGCGGCGCTCGGCAATATGGGCGATATGGATGCGGAACCCGCGCTTATCGCCGCGCAGAACGACACTGACCAGCAGGTGCGCGACTCCGCCTCGCTCGCGCTCGCCAACCTCACCGAACGGTTTTGAAACTTCGGAATAATACGCCTCCCCCAAACGCCCCGTCATTGTGGGCCGCGTTCCTAAAATAATATAATATGGCAACGGTGTTATTTCCGGCCCGCACTGGCCGCTTAACATAAGACCTCCGGCCAGCGCCGGTACCGCGCGCGACCCGCGCAGCCGTTTTACAGGTATTTGCCGCAATACCGCGCGGACAGTTCCGCGTTTCGTACGGCATCAGGAAAACTATGGAACCCCGACGCACCGACGTAAGAAACATCGCCATCATCGCCCATGTGGACCACGGCAAAACCACGCTGGTTGACGCCATGCTCAAGCTCACCGGCGAATTCAACGTAAAACCCGAAGACGAGCAGGAAGCCGTGCTGGATTCCAATCCCCTGGAGCGCGAGCGCGGCATAACCATTCTGGCGAAATGCACTTCGGTGCCCTACAAAAACCATGTCATCAATATAGTGGACACTCCGGGCCACGCCGATTTCGGCAGCGAAGTGGAACGCATTTTGCAGATGGTTGACAGCGCGATCCTGATGGTGGACGCCGTAGACGGACCCATGCCGCAAACCCGGTTTGTGCTGCGCAAAGCGCTTTCGCTCGGGCTGGTGCCGATCGTCGTGATAAATAAAATGGACCGGCCCAACATCAACCCCGCCGCCGCGCTTGACGCGGTGTACAGCCTGTTCATTGATCTGGGCGCGACCGACGCGCAGCTGGAATTCCCCATACTCTACGCGTCCGGCAAGCATGGCTGGGCATCGCTCACGCCGGAAACATCGGGCAGGGACATCACGCCGCTGTTCGACGTGATACTCTCGCATGTGCCGGCCCCGCTGGCTCATCTGGACCGGCCGCTGCAGATGCAGGTCACAATGCTCGATTACAACAATTTCGTAGGCCAGATCGGCATAGGCCGCATTTTCGCCGGCTCGCTCAACAAAGGACAGAACCTCCTGCTCGTCAAGCCGGACGGAAAGCAGATCCCCTGCAAAGCGGTTAAAATAGAACGGTTTTTCGGGCTGAGCCGCCGCGAGGTTGACACCGCGACAGCGGGCGATATCGCCGCAGTAGCCGGCCTTTCCGGCGTGGATATCGGCGATACGCTGTGCCTCGCGGAAAATCCGCAGCCGTTTCTGCAGCTTTCCATTGACGAACCCACCATGTCAATGGAATTTCAGGTAAACGACAGCCCGTTCGCCGGGCTGGAGGGCAAATTCGTGACCAGCCGCCACCTGAAAACGCGCCTTGAAAAGGAAGCGCGCACCAATGTCGGACTGAAAGTGGAGGAGATGGAGGGCGAAGGCAAATTCAAGGTGTCCGGGCGCGGCGAGCTGCATCTTACCATTCTCATCGAAACCATGCGCCGCGAAGGATTTGAACTGGCCGTTTCCTCGCCGGAGGTGATTTACCGCGAGGAAAACGGCGTTATAAAAGAGCCGATGGAATTTCTGGTGCTCGACATCGAAACCGCGCATCAGGGCGTGGTTATAGAACTGCTGGGCACGCGCGGCGCAAAACTGGAAAACATGGTCAACGAAGGCACTGACCGGGTGCGCCTGGAATATATAGTGCCGACCCGTGCGCTGATCGGTTTTAAATCGGATTTTCTCACCCGCACGCGCGGCAAGGGCATCATGCATCACAGTTTCCACGGCTACCTGCCGAAAACCGACGTGCGCCGCCTGCGCACCAACGGCGTATTTGTAGCCAAGGAAGCCGGCACGACGACCGGCTATGCGCTGTTCAGCCTGCAGGACGGCGGAGAAATGTTTCTCGGGCCCGGCGTCAAGGTTTACGAAGGCATGGTGGTGGGCCAGAACGCCCGCAATAACGACCTGATCGTCAATCCCTGCAAAGAAAAGAAACTGACCAACATGCGCAGCAAAGCCACCGACGAAGCGCTCACGCTTGAGCAGCCGCGGGACATGACGCTGGAGCAGGCGATTGAATACATCGCGCCGGACGAACTGGTGGAAATTACGCCCAAATCGGTCCGCATCCGCAAGAAAGTGCTTGTCAGCCACCTGCGCAAGCGCGCCGAGCGCGGCAAGGAAGTCACGGAACCGTATTACTGAACCGGCTTTTTCTCAACCGTCATAAGCCCGGCCCCTCGCGCGTTTGCGGGAGGGGCCGGCTTTATAAATTCCGCTCGCGAAAACTCCGGTGCGCGCGCAGGGCAATGGAGTATGCGGACCCGCTGGCCGGACAAACGACGGTTTGCACCAAATGAAACCTCCGGCGCGAGCCGGGCAAGATTCATAAAATTTGGAATAAGATGCTTTGCCCGCGCGGACAAATGTGTTTGCCGGCAGTCCCGCTCGGACGCGGAAGAATTCCTGGCGCAAAACCGCGCCGCGCCCGTGTTGCGGGCCAACCTCCGCACGCGCTTTAGAATTCATTTTTTTCAGGTTCGGCGGCACACAATTCCGCCCGGCCGCCAGCCGGAAAACAGTTTAAGCTGTTACGCGGATAATGCTTTTAACGGTTAAGACACCGCGCAGAAAGTTTTTTGACTTCTTTTTTAAGTTTCGCCGTATTCTGCGCAACCTGCGGATCGAATTTTGAAAGCGTATCCAGCTGCTTCATGACCCGCACATACTCCTGCAAATCGCACCGCATATAAAGCGCGCGCGCCTGCCCGTCATAAGCATCCGGCAGGTACATGGCCATTTCCGCCGCCGCAGCGAACGAATCCGCCGCCAGCCGGTATTTATGCATGCGCATGTAGCTCTTGCCCGCGTTATAATACATAAACGGAGTGTCGCGAAGCAGCTTTGCAGGATTATACAGTTCCCGGGCAGTTTCGGGCACGGGATTTTTATGGAACAGGTTCACCCAGAGCGCGGTAATCAGAACCAGCGCAACACACGCAAGCGCGAACGCGCCGAACCTGGTGGAAAAAAATTCAATCAAGTGTCTTTTCATGTCTTAACATCCGACTGGCGTAGCCTCGGCCGGTTATTTACGCCGGCCTGCTTCCGCCAATCTGTTCTGCCGGCGCGCGCGGCTTGCGCCGCGCGCGCCGGCAGGCTGATCTAGCGTATGCGGCCGCGCCGTTTTTTGCCGAACACCCGCATTCCCTTCCAGCTGACCTTTACGGGCACGGGAGGGATAAGCCGCTCGGCCGGGAAATCAGGATGGGTGGATATCGGGATCGCGACGCGGATGATTTTCTCGATCCGGTTTATTTCCGGGCCCTGATCTGGCGTGGCGAACGAAATCGCACGGCCCGCCCTTCCCGCCCGGCCGGTGCGGCCGATGCGGTGCACATAATTGTCTTCTTCATCCGGCAGATCGTAATTGATCACCAGCTCGATGCCGGTCACGTCAATGCCGCGCGACGCTATATCAGTAGCCACCAGCACCCGGTACTGGCCGTTTTTAAAGCCTTCCAGCGCCTGCCGCCGCTGGGCCAGCGTACGGTTTGAATGAATTTCCGCCGCGGAATGGCCCATCTCGCGCAGCACGGTCTTCACCTTTTTCGCGCCGTGCTTGGTGCGCGTGAAAATCAGCACGCTGCCGGTGTATTTATCAAGCAGTTTTCCAAGCAGCGCACCCTTGCGCTCCTTCTGCACGACAAACACTTCCTGCACGACGTTTTCCGCCATGGTGCCGGAACGCGCCACTTCCACGGTGATAGGCAGCTGCATGTAGTTGGACGCGATGTCCATTATCTCTTTCGGCATCGTCGCGGAAAAAAGCATGGTCTGCCGTTCGACCGGGACAGACTCCAGAATCCGCTCGATCTGCGGCGCAAATCCCATATCCAGCATCCGGTCCGCTTCATCAAGCACCAGAATGGCCACGTCATTAAGTTTGACGGTTTTCTGGCCCAGATGGTCAATCAGCCGGCCCGGCGTCGCGATAAGAATACGCGGCTTGAGCTTTAATTCGTTCTTCTGCTTCACCATTGACTCGCCGCCGATCAGCACGGCGGTTTTCATCTTCATCAGCGGCGCGAACCGCTGAAAAACCGAGTTGACCTGCAGGGCCAGTTCGCGGGTGGGCAGCAGCACCAGCCCTTTTTTGTTCTGGCCGGCCAGCCGCTGGATCATGGGAATGGCGAAGGCTATGGTTTTGCCGGTGCCCGTCTGGGCGATGCCGGCGAGGTCCTTGCC from Elusimicrobiaceae bacterium encodes:
- a CDS encoding DEAD/DEAH box helicase; protein product: MTENKKTPGTGFYGLGIAPALLEALDRMKFKVPTPIQAQAIPVACTGKDLAGIAQTGTGKTIAFAIPMIQRLAGQNKKGLVLLPTRELALQVNSVFQRFAPLMKMKTAVLIGGESMVKQKNELKLKPRILIATPGRLIDHLGQKTVKLNDVAILVLDEADRMLDMGFAPQIERILESVPVERQTMLFSATMPKEIMDIASNYMQLPITVEVARSGTMAENVVQEVFVVQKERKGALLGKLLDKYTGSVLIFTRTKHGAKKVKTVLREMGHSAAEIHSNRTLAQRRQALEGFKNGQYRVLVATDIASRGIDVTGIELVINYDLPDEEDNYVHRIGRTGRAGRAGRAISFATPDQGPEINRIEKIIRVAIPISTHPDFPAERLIPPVPVKVSWKGMRVFGKKRRGRIR
- the typA gene encoding translational GTPase TypA, whose amino-acid sequence is MEPRRTDVRNIAIIAHVDHGKTTLVDAMLKLTGEFNVKPEDEQEAVLDSNPLERERGITILAKCTSVPYKNHVINIVDTPGHADFGSEVERILQMVDSAILMVDAVDGPMPQTRFVLRKALSLGLVPIVVINKMDRPNINPAAALDAVYSLFIDLGATDAQLEFPILYASGKHGWASLTPETSGRDITPLFDVILSHVPAPLAHLDRPLQMQVTMLDYNNFVGQIGIGRIFAGSLNKGQNLLLVKPDGKQIPCKAVKIERFFGLSRREVDTATAGDIAAVAGLSGVDIGDTLCLAENPQPFLQLSIDEPTMSMEFQVNDSPFAGLEGKFVTSRHLKTRLEKEARTNVGLKVEEMEGEGKFKVSGRGELHLTILIETMRREGFELAVSSPEVIYREENGVIKEPMEFLVLDIETAHQGVVIELLGTRGAKLENMVNEGTDRVRLEYIVPTRALIGFKSDFLTRTRGKGIMHHSFHGYLPKTDVRRLRTNGVFVAKEAGTTTGYALFSLQDGGEMFLGPGVKVYEGMVVGQNARNNDLIVNPCKEKKLTNMRSKATDEALTLEQPRDMTLEQAIEYIAPDELVEITPKSVRIRKKVLVSHLRKRAERGKEVTEPYY